In a genomic window of Saccharothrix sp. HUAS TT1:
- a CDS encoding M14 family metallopeptidase: MFTKRRGLMAAALVASVTLVLPVHPGSAQPATAHSPERTVFEITATTPEARTKVARTGVDVLGQNGDKLTVIAEPRQQLLLRATGLPMTNTGDADAQLAGLGKVDFTDPQLGTMDFPSGYTGYHNYAEMVAELNQTVQDHPNLVTLRSIGKSYQNRDLWMIKLSDNPSVDESEPEVLFTCNQHAREHLTVEMCLHIIKRYTDNYASNSAIKSAVDSREIWIIPSVNPDGAEYDIATGSFRAWRKNRQPNSTSTGTDPNRNWGYQWGCCGGSSGSGSSETYRGPSAFSAPETARVRDFVGTRVVGGVQQIKSHIDWHTFSELILWPYGYTYNDTAAGLDATQANVFQTMGRRMAALNGYTPQQASDLYITDGSVDDWMWAAHKIWSYTFEMYPKSASGTSGFYPRDTVIAAQTSRNDSAVQLFLDYSDCVPRITGRTC; encoded by the coding sequence ATGTTCACCAAGCGGCGCGGCCTCATGGCCGCCGCGCTGGTCGCGAGCGTGACCCTGGTGCTCCCCGTGCACCCCGGGTCGGCGCAACCGGCGACCGCGCACTCCCCCGAGCGGACCGTCTTCGAAATCACCGCGACCACCCCTGAGGCGCGGACGAAGGTCGCCCGGACGGGGGTCGACGTCCTCGGCCAGAACGGCGACAAGCTCACCGTGATCGCCGAGCCCCGCCAGCAGCTGCTGCTGCGCGCCACGGGCCTGCCGATGACGAACACCGGTGACGCGGACGCCCAGCTGGCGGGCCTCGGGAAGGTCGACTTCACCGACCCGCAGCTCGGCACGATGGACTTCCCGTCCGGCTACACCGGGTACCACAACTACGCGGAGATGGTCGCCGAGCTGAACCAGACCGTCCAGGACCACCCGAACCTGGTGACGCTGCGCAGCATCGGCAAGTCGTACCAGAACCGCGACCTGTGGATGATCAAGCTCAGCGACAACCCGTCGGTCGACGAGTCCGAGCCCGAGGTGCTGTTCACCTGCAACCAGCACGCGCGCGAGCACCTGACCGTGGAGATGTGCCTGCACATCATCAAGCGGTACACGGACAACTACGCGTCCAACTCGGCCATCAAGAGCGCGGTCGACAGCCGGGAGATCTGGATCATCCCGAGCGTCAACCCGGACGGCGCGGAGTACGACATCGCGACCGGCTCGTTCCGCGCGTGGCGGAAGAACCGGCAGCCGAACTCCACCTCGACCGGCACCGACCCGAACCGCAACTGGGGCTACCAGTGGGGCTGCTGCGGCGGTTCGAGCGGCAGCGGTTCGAGCGAGACCTACCGCGGCCCGTCCGCGTTCTCGGCGCCGGAGACGGCCCGGGTCCGCGACTTCGTCGGCACCCGCGTGGTGGGTGGTGTGCAGCAGATCAAGTCGCACATCGACTGGCACACGTTCTCGGAGCTGATCCTGTGGCCGTACGGCTACACCTACAACGACACGGCCGCGGGCCTGGACGCCACCCAGGCCAACGTGTTCCAGACCATGGGCCGGCGGATGGCCGCGCTGAACGGCTACACGCCGCAGCAGGCCAGCGACCTCTACATCACCGACGGCAGCGTCGACGACTGGATGTGGGCCGCGCACAAGATCTGGAGCTACACCTTCGAGATGTACCCGAAGTCGGCGAGCGGGACCAGCGGGTTCTACCCGCGCGACACGGTGATCGCGGCGCAGACCTCGCGCAACGACTCGGCGGTGCAGCTGTTCCTGGACTACTCCGACTGCGTCCCGCGCATCACCGGGCGGACCTGCTGA
- the hisD gene encoding histidinol dehydrogenase — protein sequence MLSRIDLRGRVPSAAELRAALPRAEVDVDAVLHQVRPLVDDVRARGVEAVLEHGERFDGVRPASVRVPAAELDRALAELAPAVRAALEESVARARKVHADQRRVDTTTQVVPGGTVTERWAPVARVGLYAPGGLAVYPSSVVMNVVPAQLAGVGSLVVCSPPQAEFGGLPHPTIMAAAALLGVTEVWAVGGALAVALLAYGGTDTDGGELEPVDLVTGPGNIYLTAAKRLLRGLVGIDSEAGPTEIAVLADHTADPVHVAADLISQAEHDTLAASVLVTTSEELADAVDAELERQVDATRHSERVRTALRGKQSGAVLVSTVDEGLRVVDVYAAEHLEVQTADAREVAGRVRAAGAIFVGPHSPVSLGDYCAGSNHVLPTGGCARHSSGLSVQTFLRGIHVIDYSEDALREVAPHVVALANAEDLPAHGQAVTARFRG from the coding sequence ATGCTCAGCCGCATCGACCTGCGAGGTCGTGTCCCGTCCGCCGCCGAACTGCGCGCCGCGCTGCCGCGCGCCGAGGTCGACGTGGACGCGGTGCTGCATCAGGTCCGGCCGCTGGTGGACGACGTGCGCGCCCGCGGCGTGGAGGCCGTGCTGGAGCACGGCGAGAGGTTCGACGGGGTCCGCCCGGCCTCCGTCCGGGTGCCCGCCGCCGAGCTGGACCGCGCGCTGGCCGAGCTGGCCCCCGCCGTCCGCGCGGCCCTGGAGGAGTCCGTCGCCCGCGCCCGCAAGGTGCACGCCGACCAGCGCCGGGTCGACACGACCACCCAGGTCGTGCCCGGCGGCACGGTCACCGAGCGCTGGGCGCCGGTGGCCCGAGTCGGCCTGTACGCGCCCGGCGGCCTGGCCGTCTACCCGTCCAGCGTGGTGATGAACGTGGTGCCGGCGCAGCTCGCGGGCGTCGGGTCGCTGGTGGTCTGCTCGCCGCCGCAGGCGGAGTTCGGCGGCCTGCCGCACCCGACGATCATGGCCGCGGCGGCGCTGCTCGGCGTGACCGAGGTGTGGGCCGTGGGCGGCGCCCTGGCCGTCGCCCTGCTCGCGTACGGCGGCACGGACACCGACGGCGGCGAGCTGGAGCCGGTCGACCTGGTCACCGGTCCCGGCAACATCTACCTGACCGCGGCCAAGCGCCTGCTGCGCGGCCTGGTCGGCATCGACTCCGAGGCCGGGCCGACCGAGATCGCGGTCCTGGCCGACCACACCGCCGACCCGGTGCACGTGGCCGCCGACCTGATCAGCCAGGCCGAGCACGACACGCTGGCCGCGAGCGTGCTGGTGACCACGTCCGAGGAGCTGGCCGACGCCGTCGACGCGGAGCTGGAGCGCCAGGTCGACGCGACCCGGCACAGCGAGCGCGTCCGGACCGCGTTGCGGGGCAAGCAGTCCGGCGCGGTGCTGGTGTCCACCGTGGACGAGGGGCTGCGGGTGGTGGACGTCTACGCCGCCGAGCACCTGGAGGTGCAGACCGCCGACGCCCGCGAGGTCGCGGGCCGGGTGCGCGCCGCCGGCGCGATCTTCGTCGGCCCGCACTCGCCGGTGTCGCTCGGCGACTACTGTGCGGGCTCCAACCACGTGCTGCCCACCGGCGGGTGCGCGCGGCACTCGTCGGGGCTGTCGGTGCAGACGTTCCTGCGCGGCATCCACGTGATCGACTACAGCGAGGACGCGCTGCGCGAGGTCGCGCCGCACGTCGTGGCGCTGGCGAACGCCGAGGACCTGCCCGCGCACGGCCAGGCCGTGACGGCGAGGTTCCGCGGGTGA
- a CDS encoding histidinol-phosphate transaminase gives MKPIGSRVELVDLPLREDLRGRTPYGAPQLDVPVRLNTNENPYPPTPALVEDVVREVAAIAGELHRYPDRDAVALREDLADYLASSTGVPLTSANVWAANGSNEVLQQILQAFGGPGRSALGFEPSYSMHPIIAAGTRTEWAPTPRRADFSLDVDAAAAVIASRAPDVVFVTSPNNPTGQSLPVEDLRVLIEAAPGVVVVDEAYAEFSSRPSAVVLLADHPAKLIVSRTMSKAFAFAGGRLGYLAAAPAVVDALQLVRLPYHLSALTQAAARASLRHASETLGSVARLAAERDRVVDALTGLGFSVVASDANFVLFGWFEDAHATWRSYLERGVLIRDVGIAGHLRVTVGTPEENDAFLAASKEVGR, from the coding sequence GTGAAGCCGATCGGATCGCGGGTGGAGCTGGTCGACCTCCCCCTGCGCGAGGACCTGCGCGGCCGGACGCCGTACGGCGCGCCGCAGCTGGACGTCCCGGTGCGGTTGAACACCAACGAGAACCCCTACCCGCCCACGCCCGCCCTGGTGGAGGACGTGGTGCGCGAGGTGGCGGCCATCGCGGGCGAGCTGCACCGCTACCCGGACCGGGACGCGGTGGCGCTGCGCGAGGACCTGGCCGACTACCTGGCGTCGTCCACGGGCGTGCCGCTGACCTCGGCGAACGTGTGGGCGGCCAACGGGTCCAACGAGGTGCTGCAGCAGATCCTGCAGGCGTTCGGCGGGCCCGGCCGGTCCGCGCTCGGCTTCGAGCCGTCGTACTCGATGCACCCGATCATCGCCGCCGGCACCCGCACCGAGTGGGCGCCGACGCCCCGCCGCGCGGACTTCTCGCTGGACGTCGACGCGGCGGCGGCGGTGATCGCCTCGCGCGCGCCGGACGTGGTGTTCGTGACCAGCCCGAACAACCCGACCGGGCAGAGCCTGCCGGTCGAGGACCTGCGGGTGCTGATCGAGGCCGCGCCGGGCGTCGTCGTGGTGGACGAGGCGTACGCGGAGTTCTCGTCGCGGCCGAGCGCGGTCGTGCTGCTGGCGGACCACCCGGCCAAGCTGATCGTCAGCCGGACCATGAGCAAGGCGTTCGCCTTCGCCGGCGGCCGGCTGGGCTACCTGGCCGCCGCGCCCGCCGTGGTGGACGCGCTGCAGCTGGTGCGGCTGCCGTACCACCTGTCGGCGCTGACCCAGGCGGCGGCGCGGGCGTCGCTGCGGCACGCGTCGGAGACGCTGGGCTCGGTGGCCCGGTTGGCGGCCGAGCGCGACCGGGTGGTCGACGCGCTGACCGGCCTCGGGTTCTCGGTGGTGGCGAGCGACGCGAACTTCGTGCTGTTCGGCTGGTTCGAGGACGCGCACGCCACGTGGCGGTCGTATTTGGAACGCGGTGTGCTGATCAGGGACGTCGGCATCGCCGGACATCTGCGGGTGACGGTCGGCACTCCGGAGGAGAACGACGCGTTCCTCGCGGCGAGCAAGGAGGTTGGTCGGTGA